The window CCCATTGTGCTGGTGATCAGCGGGCGCAACGTCGACACCGAACAACATGCCCGCGTGATCGCCGGGGCCCCTCAATAACCTTCAGCCGCAACGGAGCCAGCCATGAGTGAAGTCACCCTATTGAGCGAAGCGGATCTGCGCAGTTGCGTGGCCCTCGACTTGCCCAGCATCGACGCCATCGAGCAGGCCTTTGTGCTGCTGGCAACGGCAGCCGTGGCGATGCCGCCGATCCTGCGGCTGGACATCCCCGAACATAACGGTGAGGTGGATGTGAAGACCGCTTACCTGCCGGGTCTGGAGCGGTTTGCGATCAAAGTCAGCCCAGGCTTTTTCGATAATCCGAAACTCGGCCTGCCCAGCCTCAACGGCATGATGATGCTGTTGTCGGCGCGCACCGGTTTGCTCGAGGCGCTGTTACTCGACAACGGCTACCTCACTGCCGTGCGCACGGCCGCGGCCGGGGCGGTGGCGGCGCGCTGCCTGTCCCGCCCGCAGAGCCGCAGTGTCGCGTTGATCGGCGCTGGCGAGCAGGCCGCGTTGCAGCTTCAGGCACTGCGTCTGGTGCGGCCCATCGAGGAGGTGCGGGTCTGGGCTCGCGATGCCCAAAAGGCCCAGGCCTTCAGTGCCGAACTGGCACGTGAGACGGGGCTTTCGGTGACACCGTGCGCAACGCTCGACGCCGCGCTGGAAGGTGTGGACATCGCCATTACCTGCACACCCAGTCGTGAGCCGCTGATCGAGTCCCGGCATCTGCATCCCGGCCTGCATATCACGGCGATGGGCTCGGACGCGGAGCACAAGAACGAGATTTGTCCGCAAGCCCTGGCGG is drawn from Pseudomonas rhizophila and contains these coding sequences:
- a CDS encoding cyclodeaminase; the protein is MSEVTLLSEADLRSCVALDLPSIDAIEQAFVLLATAAVAMPPILRLDIPEHNGEVDVKTAYLPGLERFAIKVSPGFFDNPKLGLPSLNGMMMLLSARTGLLEALLLDNGYLTAVRTAAAGAVAARCLSRPQSRSVALIGAGEQAALQLQALRLVRPIEEVRVWARDAQKAQAFSAELARETGLSVTPCATLDAALEGVDIAITCTPSREPLIESRHLHPGLHITAMGSDAEHKNEICPQALAAVDCYVADRLSQTRVLGELHHALAAGVVGDESALLELGQVLAGQRAGRTDEAQVTLCDLTGTGAQDTAIANLAFERARAAGKGFPFGR